A single region of the Lactobacillus isalae genome encodes:
- a CDS encoding MFS transporter: MKEKNPQDHLIFKISLLSISIFLMMAPAIAPALPLMYHAFPGVDRAGVEMLSTIPNIGIVIGLLISPFLIKLIGEKPTILTGLVITLLAGTFPMYATAYTPILISRFLIGAGIGLFNSLAVSLIPQFYSSNEEKLATMVGYQNVMGSLGAALASFLISWLLTISWHAAFAIYFLVIPVLILFILFVPLPSSKQTKNNVAKKAKEKQTINGKVVLISILMFFIFLFYMPMSFKIPALVVQEKLGTVSEVSALTGVLNLVGIPIGASFGFFFKKLHDKIFPLGFSLVAIGFFLIALASNFIILSLGCLILGIGFGLGVPYMYNWLDWSAPANSINLATTIVLVLVNVGCAISPMIINAISSSARTGLLISAIFFTCFSIYAVCHYLRVHKKQSITAQN; the protein is encoded by the coding sequence ATGAAAGAAAAGAATCCGCAAGATCATTTGATCTTTAAAATATCACTGCTATCGATTTCGATTTTTTTGATGATGGCACCTGCCATTGCTCCAGCTTTACCGTTGATGTATCATGCGTTTCCAGGTGTGGATAGGGCCGGAGTAGAGATGTTATCAACAATTCCAAATATCGGAATTGTAATTGGATTATTAATTAGTCCATTTTTAATTAAATTAATAGGAGAAAAACCAACCATTCTTACTGGGTTGGTGATAACATTATTAGCTGGTACTTTTCCGATGTATGCGACTGCTTATACTCCAATTTTAATTTCAAGATTTTTAATTGGTGCAGGTATTGGCTTGTTTAATTCGCTTGCTGTCAGTTTAATTCCGCAGTTTTATAGCAGTAATGAAGAAAAATTAGCTACAATGGTTGGTTATCAAAATGTAATGGGAAGTTTGGGAGCTGCACTTGCGTCATTTTTAATTAGCTGGCTTTTAACCATCTCATGGCATGCAGCCTTTGCAATTTACTTCTTAGTAATTCCTGTTTTGATTTTATTCATTCTCTTTGTTCCACTTCCTTCATCAAAACAGACAAAGAATAATGTGGCAAAGAAAGCAAAAGAAAAGCAAACAATTAACGGTAAGGTTGTTTTAATTTCAATTTTAATGTTCTTTATTTTCTTGTTTTATATGCCAATGAGTTTTAAGATTCCTGCTTTAGTTGTTCAAGAAAAATTAGGAACAGTTAGCGAAGTTTCAGCTTTAACTGGGGTTTTAAACCTAGTAGGAATTCCAATTGGTGCTTCATTTGGCTTCTTCTTTAAAAAGTTACATGACAAGATCTTTCCACTGGGCTTTAGCTTAGTAGCAATCGGTTTCTTCTTAATTGCTTTAGCAAGTAACTTTATTATACTAAGTTTAGGATGCTTGATTTTAGGAATTGGTTTTGGGCTCGGCGTTCCATATATGTACAATTGGCTTGATTGGTCGGCTCCTGCTAATTCGATTAACTTAGCAACAACGATTGTCTTAGTTTTAGTCAATGTTGGTTGCGCAATTTCACCGATGATTATTAATGCAATTAGCTCAAGTGCTAGAACAGGATTATTAATATCCGCAATTTTCTTTACTTGCTTTTCTATTTATGCAGTTTGTCACTATCTAAGAGTTCATAAGAAACAGAGTATTACTGCTCAAAATTAA
- a CDS encoding AraC family transcriptional regulator: MTYGKKIKQHEIVVPTDPLPVWYFVFHDNNSEKYIAPHWHRGIELSYVENGRIDDFLINKKHYSSKSGTILVVNTQEIHSIHNFKNKDSLALSIIFPYDYLINLYPDIAHQIIKINDPANFSNEQKLAYSHLQGLLGQFIKVSFLEVPTKHLEQQRLIDEILCLLLTNFTEDKKDQKQISDRKAYIINRLQYITQYVNNHYQEELNLALIANKCNISKEYLARFFKKEMELTVETYINNVRAEHAYKELKSRKKNLTQIAIDNGFSSIRTMNRAFDKLYGQSASKMKKNLVKEVN; encoded by the coding sequence ATGACATATGGTAAAAAAATCAAGCAACATGAAATTGTAGTTCCAACTGATCCATTGCCTGTTTGGTATTTTGTCTTTCATGATAATAATTCCGAAAAATATATTGCCCCACATTGGCATCGCGGAATTGAATTAAGTTATGTTGAAAATGGCAGAATAGATGATTTTTTGATCAATAAAAAGCATTATTCTTCAAAATCTGGAACAATTTTGGTAGTAAATACGCAAGAAATTCATAGTATTCATAATTTTAAAAATAAGGATTCTTTAGCTTTATCGATTATTTTTCCATATGATTATCTTATAAATTTATATCCAGATATTGCGCACCAGATTATTAAGATTAATGATCCAGCTAATTTTAGTAATGAGCAGAAACTAGCTTATTCTCATCTGCAAGGGTTGCTTGGTCAATTTATTAAAGTTAGTTTTTTAGAAGTTCCAACTAAACATTTAGAACAGCAGCGTTTAATTGATGAGATTTTATGCTTGCTTTTGACTAATTTTACTGAAGATAAAAAAGATCAAAAGCAGATTAGTGATCGCAAAGCTTATATCATCAATCGACTGCAATATATTACACAATATGTAAATAACCATTATCAAGAAGAGCTTAATCTAGCTCTTATTGCAAATAAATGTAATATTTCTAAAGAATATTTAGCACGTTTTTTTAAAAAAGAAATGGAACTCACAGTCGAAACATACATTAATAATGTTAGGGCTGAACATGCTTATAAGGAGTTGAAAAGTCGAAAAAAGAACCTTACGCAGATTGCCATTGACAATGGTTTTTCTAGCATTAGGACAATGAACCGCGCCTTTGACAAGCTATATGGCCAAAGTGCATCAAAAATGAAGAAAAATTTAGTGAAAGAGGTCAATTAA
- a CDS encoding alpha/beta hydrolase: MKDQNILEAVEKMRTDWKKNDDKRDGGLPHDIPEVTRINDIQYGEDPKWNLLDLYLPNNVKGKIPVIINIHGGGWVYGTKETYQFYGLGMAKRGFAFVNPNYKLGPEVKFPKELDQVNEYIHWVADHADEYNLDKNNVFLVGDSAGGQMAEQYTAILTNPEYREKFGYKLTDLKFRAVALNSPATFMKDPGMMMEATLAYFDPEVMKDSKNQDLINVEKYITKDFLPTFISTANEDFIHDCAVRLDGFLRAKGVEVIQKSWGDEKHPEPHVFLINQKDELAKKANDEEAEFFRKHIVKD, translated from the coding sequence ATGAAAGATCAAAATATTTTAGAGGCAGTTGAAAAAATGCGTACGGACTGGAAGAAAAATGATGATAAAAGAGATGGCGGATTGCCACATGATATTCCAGAAGTTACGCGCATAAACGACATTCAATATGGTGAAGATCCAAAGTGGAACTTATTAGACTTATATTTACCAAACAATGTTAAAGGGAAAATTCCTGTCATTATTAATATTCATGGCGGTGGTTGGGTTTATGGAACGAAAGAAACATATCAATTTTATGGTTTAGGGATGGCTAAGAGAGGATTTGCTTTTGTTAATCCAAACTATAAATTAGGTCCAGAAGTAAAGTTTCCTAAAGAGCTTGACCAAGTAAATGAATATATTCATTGGGTAGCAGACCATGCTGATGAATATAATCTTGATAAAAATAATGTTTTCTTAGTGGGAGATTCGGCTGGAGGCCAGATGGCAGAACAATATACTGCTATTTTAACTAATCCAGAATATCGTGAAAAATTTGGCTATAAATTAACGGATTTGAAATTTAGAGCAGTTGCTTTGAACTCTCCAGCTACATTCATGAAGGATCCAGGTATGATGATGGAAGCCACTTTAGCTTACTTTGATCCTGAAGTAATGAAAGATTCTAAGAATCAAGATTTAATTAATGTTGAAAAATATATCACTAAAGATTTTTTACCAACTTTTATTTCAACAGCTAATGAAGATTTTATCCATGACTGTGCTGTTAGATTAGATGGTTTCCTAAGAGCAAAGGGAGTAGAAGTAATTCAAAAATCCTGGGGAGATGAAAAACATCCCGAACCACATGTTTTTTTAATTAATCAAAAAGATGAATTAGCTAAAAAAGCTAATGACGAAGAAGCAGAATTTTTTAGAAAGCATATTGTTAAAGATTAA
- a CDS encoding DUF2207 domain-containing protein, which translates to MKKFFYLIIETLILVISIIFFTKPALADVDYNITNVDVTARVNPNGSLTMERRITYDFDDDAHGVFYQQNLAENQELKNPQVRIVSEKNSQPVLANNNHENNTYELSHSDHGYRFKVWHNVSDGDKFTVIYTYEITNAIINWKDTAELNFKIIGNGWDTDLDNVRAEVIFPGPVKDLKAWAHGDLSGQISVNPEKGNIIMTASDVSGDEGIEVHSIFPNEVTNQNKNIRTQNHRNYVLEQEARLAREANERRQRSKILGLGALIFSGLLSVLVIIRSLTLKNSGVKPEKEKQLPRIYDIPAVSPVIAEILDIDDKPSSKALTAYLMELAVQKKIKIDPVKVRRKTYYEISLLDKNILDSNSLLKYLFDNVGDGQSFTTYKLKKHRSSKLGKIFAKWQKEKVQEADQAGFFDKKIESKKSNNLILMIILLVLSGIGIVGAFFSSEGTASLFVVAIILLGLAVMLAIYSNQKLSPYTAKGAEETNKVRGFKKMLDEIGNFKMREVGELALWEEIMPYAVALGVSKKVLRQLKLEFADEIDDTNLIFWGTFYSNGRDGFANNFNSSFDSGANLNSSVSGGSGGFSGGSSGGFGGGSGGGAF; encoded by the coding sequence ATGAAAAAATTTTTTTACTTAATAATCGAGACGTTAATATTAGTAATTTCGATTATTTTCTTTACTAAACCAGCTTTAGCTGACGTAGATTACAATATTACGAATGTCGATGTTACTGCTCGCGTTAATCCTAATGGGTCGCTTACAATGGAAAGACGGATTACTTATGATTTTGACGATGATGCACATGGTGTTTTTTATCAGCAAAATCTGGCAGAGAATCAAGAATTAAAAAATCCGCAAGTTAGGATTGTTTCTGAGAAAAACTCGCAACCGGTTTTAGCAAATAATAATCATGAAAATAATACATATGAGTTAAGTCATAGCGATCATGGCTATCGTTTTAAAGTTTGGCATAATGTGAGTGATGGCGATAAATTTACGGTGATTTATACTTATGAAATTACCAATGCAATTATTAACTGGAAAGATACAGCTGAACTTAATTTTAAAATTATTGGCAATGGCTGGGATACAGATCTTGATAATGTACGTGCAGAAGTGATTTTTCCTGGACCGGTTAAAGATTTGAAAGCTTGGGCCCATGGAGATTTGTCTGGACAAATTTCAGTTAATCCTGAAAAAGGTAATATTATTATGACGGCTAGCGATGTTAGCGGAGATGAAGGAATCGAAGTTCATAGTATTTTTCCAAATGAAGTGACTAATCAAAATAAAAATATTAGAACACAAAATCATCGAAATTACGTTCTAGAGCAAGAAGCAAGACTTGCGCGTGAGGCTAATGAGCGTCGTCAAAGAAGTAAGATTCTGGGTTTAGGGGCTTTGATATTTTCGGGTTTGTTGTCCGTATTAGTTATAATTAGAAGTCTTACTTTAAAAAACTCAGGCGTTAAACCAGAAAAAGAAAAACAATTGCCAAGAATTTATGATATTCCTGCTGTTTCACCTGTGATTGCTGAAATTTTAGATATAGATGATAAACCAAGTTCTAAAGCTTTAACTGCTTACTTAATGGAATTAGCTGTTCAAAAGAAAATAAAGATTGATCCTGTTAAAGTAAGAAGAAAAACGTATTACGAAATTTCTTTGCTTGATAAAAATATATTAGATTCCAATTCTTTATTGAAGTATCTATTTGATAATGTTGGTGATGGTCAAAGTTTTACAACTTATAAGCTTAAAAAACACCGATCTTCTAAATTAGGTAAGATTTTTGCTAAATGGCAAAAAGAGAAAGTTCAAGAAGCAGATCAAGCTGGCTTTTTTGACAAAAAAATTGAGTCAAAAAAGAGCAATAATTTAATCTTGATGATTATCTTGCTTGTACTTAGTGGTATTGGAATAGTTGGAGCTTTCTTCTCAAGTGAAGGAACAGCAAGCTTATTTGTAGTAGCTATAATTTTATTAGGACTAGCGGTAATGCTTGCGATCTATAGCAATCAAAAATTGTCACCGTATACCGCTAAAGGAGCAGAAGAAACAAATAAAGTACGTGGCTTTAAGAAAATGCTTGATGAAATCGGTAATTTTAAGATGCGTGAAGTGGGAGAACTAGCTTTGTGGGAAGAAATTATGCCATATGCAGTTGCTTTAGGCGTCTCAAAGAAAGTATTAAGACAGCTAAAGCTAGAGTTTGCGGATGAAATTGACGATACTAATCTTATCTTCTGGGGAACTTTTTATAGCAATGGTAGAGATGGTTTTGCAAATAACTTTAATTCTAGTTTTGATTCAGGAGCTAACTTAAATTCATCTGTTTCTGGTGGTTCAGGTGGTTTTTCAGGTGGATCGTCTGGCGGCTTTGGTGGCGGCAGCGGTGGAGGAGCTTTTTGA
- a CDS encoding GNAT family N-acetyltransferase yields MSKIKIREYQKSDFNDLCVIHDQARKQELAAANLKAAFKPLKIATIEEDLFSYNIYVAETKEKVVGFVAFSDDELAWLYVDPSFQKQGIGSKLIEFSLTKMKRPAYLEVLTGNPAKNLYVHKGFEFLKHESGKMPGNEAFHVEVDLLAYK; encoded by the coding sequence ATGAGTAAAATAAAGATTAGAGAATATCAAAAAAGTGACTTCAATGATTTATGTGTAATTCACGATCAAGCAAGAAAACAAGAATTAGCGGCTGCTAACTTAAAGGCTGCTTTTAAGCCTTTGAAGATCGCGACAATTGAAGAGGATTTATTTTCATATAATATTTATGTGGCAGAGACGAAAGAAAAAGTTGTTGGTTTTGTCGCATTTAGTGATGATGAGCTTGCGTGGCTTTATGTAGATCCTAGTTTTCAAAAACAAGGGATTGGAAGTAAGTTAATTGAATTTTCGTTAACTAAAATGAAGCGACCAGCTTATTTAGAAGTATTAACGGGTAATCCTGCCAAAAATTTATATGTACATAAGGGATTTGAATTCTTAAAACATGAATCGGGAAAAATGCCAGGAAACGAGGCATTTCATGTTGAAGTAGATTTATTAGCTTATAAATAG
- a CDS encoding DUF7679 family protein has translation MRKRQEYIWCLIELSNGNKEWYCLSKVLRRALFIEKKHNKFWKQTMIGNYITVARSKYIKGRARLTVGRIEKIRIHKKGAADWHWSRNQFVTAEHLLDLKDSYNYLRHDYCWYNRLAIKVSLIYWHNKLIQIRLNSKRYTLKKKRLKLERIVK, from the coding sequence TTGCGAAAAAGACAAGAATATATTTGGTGTTTAATTGAACTTTCTAATGGTAATAAAGAATGGTATTGCTTGAGTAAGGTGTTAAGACGGGCACTTTTTATTGAAAAGAAACACAATAAATTTTGGAAACAAACTATGATTGGTAACTATATTACTGTTGCTAGAAGTAAGTACATTAAAGGGCGAGCTAGGTTAACAGTTGGTCGAATTGAAAAGATTAGAATTCATAAAAAAGGGGCTGCTGATTGGCACTGGAGCCGAAATCAATTTGTTACGGCAGAACATTTGCTTGATTTAAAGGATTCATATAATTACTTAAGACACGACTATTGTTGGTACAATCGTTTAGCAATCAAAGTGTCGTTAATCTATTGGCATAATAAACTAATTCAAATTAGATTGAATTCAAAACGCTATACTCTTAAAAAGAAACGTCTTAAGTTAGAAAGAATAGTGAAATGA